One part of the Nymphaea colorata isolate Beijing-Zhang1983 chromosome 8, ASM883128v2, whole genome shotgun sequence genome encodes these proteins:
- the LOC116258608 gene encoding nuclear matrix constituent protein 1-like isoform X1: MFTPQRKGWPRWSLTPGKTDAGKNETSASAKGKAVLECPPPRASLEENGGVVTPGMFSSPGEVEVWKRFREAGALEPASLEKKEREALAERVTKLEAELYDYQYNMGLLLIEKKDWPAKFENLNQALMEAEENLKREQAAHLIALSEAEKREEACRKALGVEKQCVSDMEKALHEMRVESAEVKFTSDKKLAEAQALVAGVEEKSLEAAAKIHSAEARLAEANRKMSDAERKLQEVDARESTIKKERASLKAEREAHEEAFSRERENLRDWDKKLQEGQERLVEGQRLLNQREEKVNEKEKALMQKEKELEDLRRKVEIDVVACKEKEADISSRLSKLADQEEEATAKRSALEVKEKELIELQDALNAKENEGIQRVVDEHKAMLESRKCEFEAELELKRKAVDEELKLKELAVDERVKEVDRKEEKVAKREQMLEKREEKLKEKQKDLDSKLKALKEREKSIKTEEKSILAEKNLISAEKDQLESTKFELENLKAALAEEKQQICNEQENLKVTQDERRDFERQKSILKQEIEDSLLRKNLLIEEGEELKRERENFEREWTVLDERREDLKKELAHVNEEKARLKEWVDGERARLENEKKIAMEDIEREKEAIRLKKEAFESNMAHERSELYEQAHRELEFKRQNFELEMSQREDQIKSDLDLRDMNFRDEVRVFQEYKERVLKDINSQKDVVQQQVEELHQNLQKLEKEREQLVTERRYVEGQHLEISRDSEQLLVLSEKLKDERKAFAKRMEAFLACLEQLKHTVGDDIIMEELRRSELQLQKLKDIETDLLPTLVDGYMKEISNLGSLAEVMPGELGPDSNSPGRMSWLRKCASKIFNLSPIKRSEASPETLNGRSPSRFASQPELPASTENIAAVVHGVLPEDSYQVEDEPRQSLDTRNCRDEAVEAASLDDRDNSQSIVSSSSRQKPGRRRKTKGIRRSRSVKATVDEAKAYLAGAETQSQEHREGSVDGDAGAWQKRQSTVSSFATSDADDTEVRSDSVTGRMRKRKATNVADAETPGRKRYNLRRSTVANTDAAQTSAAKLDNHFGEQDKSAKVQDNAVDKDAGARALSEVHDTRQVASDHRRAPGALKEAAQGGLRVCESGNSSPQVEQTIVQVHQYSSQKITKVETEVGVESNFNGETAGIDILNYIEQENGGNALLEERDEAAAYDEDEGSSEDDGYENEDDDDAHNKSIGKKLWNFFTT; encoded by the exons ATGTTCACCCCTCAGAGGAAGGGGTGGCCGAGGTGGAGTCTCACCCCCGGCAAGACGGACGCCGGCAAGAATGAGACCTCCGCATCCGCGAAAGGGAAGGCGGTCCTCGAGTGCCCACCGCCTAGGGCTTCTCTTGAGGAGAACGGTGGGGTAGTGACGCCCGGGATGTTCTCGTCGCCAGGGGAGGTGGAGGTCTGGAAGAGGTTCAGGGAGGCCGGTGCGCTGGAACCGGCGTCCCtggagaagaaggagagggaggcgTTGGCTGAGCGCGTCACTAAGCTTGAGGCTGAG CTTTATGATTATCAATACAATATGGGTCTCCTTCTGATTGAGAAGAAGGATTGGCCtgccaagtttgagaatttaaacCAAGCATTAATGGAAGCTGAGGAGAATCTTAAAAGAGAACAAGCAGCCCATTTGATTGCATTATCTGaagcagaaaaaagagaagaagcttGTAGAAAGGCTTTGGGGGTGGAAAAACAGTGTGTGTCTGAT ATGGAAAAAGCACTACATGAGATGCGTGTAGAATCAGCAGAGGTAAAATTTACTTCTGATAAAAAATTGGCTGAAGCTCAAGCCCTAGTTGCTGGCGTCGAAGAAAAATCTTTGGAGGCAGCAGCAAAAATTCATTCTGCTGAAGCAAGACTTGCAGAAGCAAATCGAAAAATGTCTGATGCAGAAAGGAAATTGCAAGAAGTTGATGCTCGAGAAAGTaccataaagaaagaaagggctTCCTTGAAGGCTGA GCGAGAAGCACATGAAGAAGCATTTTCCCGTGAAAGAGAGAATCTCCGAGACTGGGACAAAAAATTGCAGGAGGGTCAGGAGAGGTTGGTCGAAGGACAGAGGCTTCTTAATCAGAGGGAGGAAAAGgttaatgagaaagaaaaggctCTCATGCAAAAGGAGAAGGAACTTGAAGATTTACGTAGGAAGGTTGAAATAGATGTTGTAGCCTGCAAAGAGAAGGAGGCTGATATCAGTTCTAGATTGAGCAAGCTGGCTGATCAAGAAGAG GAAGCTACAGCCAAGAGAAGTGCTTTGGaggtgaaagagaaagaattgattGAACTCCAAGATGCGCTAAATGCTAAGGAAAAT GAGGGGATTCAGCGAGTTGTTGATGAGCACAAAGCTATGCTTGAGTCGAGAAAATGTGAGTTTGAAGCAGAGCTGGAACTAAAGAGGAAGGCTGTTGATGAGGAATTAAAGTTGAAAGAGCTTGCAGTTGATGAAAGAGTGAAGGAGGTGGACAGGAAGGAGGAAAAGGTTGCCAAACGTGAGCAGATGCTGGAGAAGAGGGAAGAGAAGCTcaaggaaaaacagaaagatttagattcaaaactAAAAGCATTGAAGGAACGGGAGAAATCCatcaaaacagaagaaaaaagtattttagCAGAGAAGAACCTTATATCGGCGGAGAAGGATCAGCTTGAAAGCACAAAATTTGAGTTGGAAAATCTTAAAGCTGCTCTGGcggaagaaaaacaacaaatatgcaATGAACAGGAAAATCTTAAAGTGACCCAAGATGAAAGGAGGGACTTTGAGCGTCAGAAGTCAATTTTGAAGCAAGAGATAGAAGACAGCTTACTTAGGAAGAACTTACTAATAGAAGAAGGCGAAGAATTgaaaagggagagggaaaatTTTGAGAGGGAGTGGACTGTGCTGGATGAGAGACGTGAAGATCTTAAAAAGGAACTAGCACATGTTAATGAAGAAAAGGCGAGGCTGAAGGAATGGGTGGATGGTGAAAGGGCGCGTTtagagaatgagaagaaaattgcAATGGAAGAcatagagagggagaaggaagcTATCAGACTTAAGAAGGAAGCCTTTGAAAGCAACATGGCGCATGAAAGGTCAGAGCTTTATGAACAAGCTCATAGAGAACTGGAGTTTAAACGCCAAAATTTTGAGCTTGAGATGAGTCAACGTGAGGATCAAATCAAGTCTGATCTTGATCTGAGGGATATGAATTTCCGGGATGAAGTGAGAGTATTCCAGGAGTACAAAGAAAGAGTTTTGAAGGATATTAATTCCCAAAAGGATGTAGTTCAGCAGCAAGTGGAAGAATTACACCAGAACTTGCAAAagcttgagaaagaaagagaacagtTGGTCACAGAGAGGAGATATGTTGAAGGACAACATTTAGAGATTAGTAGGGACAGTGAGCAACTACTTGTTCTAAGTGAAAAATTGAAAGACGAGAGAAAAGCATTTGCAAAGAGAATGGAAGCCTTTCTTGCCTGTCTGGAACAGTTAAAACATACTGTAGGTGATGATATCATTATGGAAGAGCTGAGAAGATCTGAACTTCAGTTACAGAAGCTGAAGGATATTGAAACTGATTTGTTGCCTACCCTTGTTGATGGGTATATGAAAGAAATATCTAATCTAGGTTCATTGGCAGAGGTAATGCCTGGTGAACTCGGTCCTGATTCTAATTCTCCGGGTCGCATGTCATGGTTACGAAAATGTGCTTCAAAGATATTTAATCTTTCTCCTATAAAGAGAAGTGAAGCTTCTCCGGAAACTCTGAATGGAAGATCACCTTCACGATTTGCAAGTCAACCGGAACTGCCTGCAAGCACAGAAAATATCGCTGCTGTTGTGCATGGAGTTTTACCTGAAGATAGTTACCAAGTGGAGGATGAGCCAAGACAATCTCTTGATACAAGGAATTGCAGGGATGAAGCAGTTGAAGCTGCTTCACTTGATGACAGAGACAATTCTCAATCGATTGTGTCCAGCAGCAGCAGGCAAAAGCCTGGCAGAAGACGTAAAACAAAAGGCATTAGACGATCACGTTCAGTGAAGGCGACTGTTGATGAGGCCAAGGCATATCTTGCCGGTGCAGAGACACAGAGCCAAGAGCACAGAGAGGGATCTGTTGATGGGGATGCAGGGGCTTGGCAGAAACGGCAGAGTACAGTTTCATCATTTGCTACTAGTGATGCTGATGATACTGAAGTGCGATCTGATAGTGTCACTGGCAggatgaggaaaagaaaagctaCAAATGTGGCTGATGCTGAAACACCTGGAAGAAAGCGGTACAATCTGAGGCGTTCAACAGT TGCAAATACGGATGCTGCCCAAACGTCTGCTGCAAAGCTTGATAACCATTTTGGAGAGCAAGATAAATCGGCCAAAGTTCAAGACAATGCAGTAGATAAGGATGCTGGTGCAAGAGCTTTGAGTGAGGTACATGATACTAGACAGGTGGCTTCTGATCACCGGCGCGCTCCAGGTGCTCTGAAAGAAGCTGCTCAGGGAGGACTCAGGGTGTGTGAGTCTGGAAATAGTTCACCTCAGGTGGAACAGACAATTGTCCAGGTCCATCAATATTCATCACAGAAAATTACAAAG GTTGAGACTGAAGTTGGCGTCGAGAGCAACTTCAATGGTGAAACCGCAGGAATAGATATTCTTAACTACATTGAGCAAGAGAATGGTGGGAATGCTCTTCTTGAGGAAAGGGATGAGGCGGCAGCGTATGATGAGGATGAGGGTAGCAGCGAGGATGATGGTTATGAGAacgaggatgatgatgatgctcaCAACAAATCTATAGGGAAGAAGCTATGGAATTTCTTCACCACGTGA
- the LOC116259499 gene encoding uncharacterized protein LOC116259499: MADNAEQRYRAAMDKLFFSPPKQSTSCTGIPSSSGSRQGGLQPSTSEVYQQTPTGQRRSNAATVPICRPWDRGDLTRRLATFKSITWFAKPKVVSPANCARRGWINVEADTLECEACGSRLLFSTPSSWTSQQVENSAAVFSLKLDSGHKSICPWKDNICDEHLTQFPPTPPAVLVESFRDRCGKLSHLSALPIVSSAAIEYMNGPQLDWFLAQSSPPVCTIISGDVISTLQSRDLEDESASASAAIYHKAQKIISLCGWDLRVLSYIVDCQDQTRCAEDVSVPEISGKASQEQSPSIPFISGVDKVTEQDESSSMVDEQEVDPASVVLECKLCGACVGLWAFSTVSRPLHLFSFIESYDTTVGCNKSRVSVVPEASVFGGGGGKGSLQTSANTVATSFKEALQEKGALSLNLTIAGGPPPAKQNFRTTVSLPIISRHLKAGIWCSSDTRKDIPVHSKQHSEDPGLSDANKSVNTQDGDVLVKTVGILKRKRADDGTTIYNDGLLRGQVILGQDPSKMENNSGTCTTAVHAVEGFCSEQTTEPVEDVLEYSGNGEAMDSGAYDASGTTKKARLSSQVSECCDSTQDNSQTGKDGQIGGILVEDFVDAPNQIDDATPTATELCYGMVSAENKFTTDTSHYLLSSSFSEDGAVDKKCELEQATHSDGKVTSIRNEDADLQNPPAAIAFKKANVNSHSSGKIAEVMPWDKTMEFDPIRQHRHFCPWITSSGSGKRGIAGWQLTLSALEQEKNAACESSPVVSTGPRYEGEDPISVIRKLFHSGSAKKTQKSQVK; the protein is encoded by the exons ATGGCGGACAACGCGGAGCAGAGGTATCGAGCGGCGATGGACAAGCTCTTCTTCTCCCCTCCAAAGCAATCCACCAG CTGCACGGGAATCCCATCGTCTAGCGGCAGCAGACAGGGGGGCCTCCAACCATCAACGTCTGAAGTGTACCAGCAAACGCCGACTGGGCAGCGGAGAAGCAACGCAGCGACGGTACCCATATGCAGGCCGTGGGATCGAGGAGACCTTACGAGAAGATTGGCCACTTTCAAGTCGATTACCTGGTTTGCGAAACCTAAG GTAGTTAGTCCAGCAAACTGTGCAAGGAGAGGCTGGATAAATGTTGAGGCAGATACTTTAGAGTGTGAGGCATGTGGCTCTCGTCTTCTCTTTTCCACACCTTCATCTTGGACATCGCAGCAAG TTGAAAATTCTGCGGCAGTTTTCAGTTTAAAACTAGACAGTGGACATAAATCAATTTGTCCATGGAAGGACAACATATGTGATGAGCATTTGACTCAATTTCCACCAACTCCTCCTGCTGTTCTGGTTGAGAGTTTCAGGGACCGCTGTGGAAAGCTTTCACACCTTTCTGCTCTTCCTATAGTTTCATCTGCAGCAATTGAATACATGAATGGGCCCCAACTTGATTGGTTTTTAGCGCAATCATCTCCTCCTGTTTGCACTATAATTTCTGGAGATGTTATCTCTACTCTTCAAAGTAGGGATTTAGAGGATGAATCTGCATCTGCTTCTGCTGCTATATATCACAAG GCACAAAAAATAATAAGCTTATGTGGTTGGGACCTGCGAGTACTTTCATATATTGTTGATTGCCAAGATCAGACTCGTTGTGCAGAGGATGTCAGTGTCCCAGAGATTTCAGGAAAGGCTTCCCAGGAACAGAGCCCTAGCATTCCTTTTATTTCTGGTGTTGATAAAGTCACAGAACAAGATGAAAGTAGCTCTATGGTTGATGAACAAGAAGTTGATCCTGCATCTGTTGTACTAGAATGTAAGCTATGTGGAGCCTGTGTTGGCCTATGGGCCTTTTCAACTGTCTCCCGGCCTTTGCATTTGTTCAGTttcattgaatcttatgatacTACAGTCGGATGCAACAAAAGCCGAGTTTCTGTTGTTCCTGAGGCATCAGtttttggtggtggtggtgggaaaGGATCCCTTCAAACTTCAGCAAACACAGTGGCTACAAGCTTCAAAGAAGCTTTACAGGAGAAAGGAGCTCTGAGCTTAAATCTGACAATAGCAGGAGGCCCTCCACCAGCAAAGCAGAATTTTAGAACAACAGTTTCTTTGCCCATCATTAGTCGGCATCTAAAAGCTGGAATTTGGTGCAGCTCAGACACTAGAAAGGACATTCCTGTTCATAGCAAGCAACATAGTGAAGATCCTGGACTAAGCGATGCAAACAAGTCAGTAAATACACAAGATGGTGATGTTTTAGTTAAAACAGTTGGAATACTAAAACGCAAAAGAGCAGACGATGGCACAACTATTTATAACGATGGGCTATTGAGGGGACAGGTTATTCTGGGTCAAGACCCTAGCAAGATGGAAAATAACTCAGGAACCTGTACAACTGCTGTGCATGCAGTTGAAGGTTTCTGCAGTGAACAGACAACAGAACCTGTGGAAGATGTTCTGGAGTATTCTGGTAATGGTGAAGCAATGGACAGTGGTGCTTACGATGCATCAGGTACCACAAAGAAAGCAAGACTTAGCTCTCAAGTTTCTGAATGTTGTGATTCTACTCAAGATAATAGTCAAACTGGCAAGGATGGTCAAATAGGTGGCATCTTAGTTGAGGATTTTGTTGATGCACCCAACCAAATTGATGATGCCACTCCAACAGCAACTGAACTATGTTATGGAATGGTTTCTGCAGAGAATAAGTTCACAACTGATACATCTCATTATCTGTTATCATCTTCATTCTCAGAAGACGGTGCTGTAGATAAAAAGTGTGAACTTGAACAGGCAACACATTCTGATGGGAAAGTCACAAGCATTAGAAATGAAGATGCCGACTTGCAGAACCCGCCAGCAGCCATAGCTTTCAAGAAGGCTAATGTCAATTCTCATAGTTCTG GTAAAATCGCGGAAGTGATGCCCTGGGACAAGACTATGGAGTTTGATCCCATCAGACAGCATAGGCATTTCTGCCCCTGGATTACTTCATCAGGCAGTGGGAAGAGAGGTATAGCTGGATGGCAGCTGACACTGTCTGCTctagaacaagagaaaaatgctGCTTGTGAGTCTTCTCCAGTAGTTTCGACTGGACCAAGATACGAG GGAGAAGATCCAATCTCCGTAATCAGGAAACTTTTCCACTCTGGATCTGCAAAAAAGACACAGAAATCACAAGTGAAGTAG
- the LOC116259501 gene encoding peptidyl-prolyl cis-trans isomerase CYP26-2, chloroplastic: MMMNPLVRSFHNSAHLCSVTLSSKHHALAADHQHPPCMQPRKPPLPIGQTLRVNISDEQEGGSTSSLATHTRRRLLTQVSSLVLLASLGSCSAGSLPFIPPAQADELPPEKDCSDPSDVTQKVYLEVSIDGRPAGRVVIGLDVKNAPAGTARFVELVSGKAGVSYRRKEFLRIMPNYVQNAGVRSYGIDSEMARRRKGGIGLVADELIAEWADTNREKRNGCGGLDTGGGGVVGIIVRDPYKPPPKLKVVARKGKLEIDEEQEREDPNGTEFVITTKSAPELGPSTLVVGKVLEGMEVVDAISRVPTVQDNTSSPYFRVAKLIGDKRAVVAERGFNRPYSKVVVTNCGMLN, encoded by the exons ATGATGATGAATCCACTGGTCCGCAGCTTCCACAACTCTGCTCACCTATGTTCAGTGACCCTGTCCAGCAAGCACCACGCCCTAGCAGCAGATCATCAACACCCTCCTTGTATGCAACCCAGAAAACCACCACTACCCATTGGACAAACTCTGAGAGTAAACATCTCTGATGAGCAAGAAGGAGGGTCAACCTCATCGTTGGCCACCCACACACGCAGGCGGTTGCTGACCCAAGTGTCCTCTTTGGTGTTGTTGGCCTCTTTGGGCTCGTGTTCCGCAGGTAGTCTTCCGTTCATCCCTCCAGCTCAAGCAGACGAGCTGCCACCAGAAAAGGATTGTTCTGATCCAAGTGATGTAACACAGAAGGTCTACTTGGAGGTCTCCATCGACGGCCGCCCTGCAGGCCGCGTCGTCATAGGcctggatgtcaaaaatgcaccTGCGGGAACTGCCAGATTCGTGGAACTGGTTTCCGGTAAGGCAGGAGTCAGTTACAGGAGGAAGGAGTTTCTGAGAATTATGCCCAATTATGTGCAAAACGCAGGGGTGAGGTCCTATGGGATCGACTCGGAGATGGCAAGGAGAAGGAAGGGCGGAATCGGGCTGGTTGCTGATGAGCTTATTGCAGAATGGGCAGACACAAACAGGGAGAAGAGAAATGGCTGTGGTGGGTTAGAcactggtggtggtggtgttgtGGGTATCATAGTGCGGGATCCATACAAGCCTCCTCCCAAGTTGAAAGTGGTGGCTCGGAAGGGAAAGCTGGAAATTGAtgaagaacaagagagagaagatCCCAATGGAACAGAGTTTGTCATCACCACCAAGTCTGCGCCAGAATTGGGACCCTCTACTTTGGTTGTGGGGAAGGTCTTGGAAGGCATGGAAGTAGTTGATGCAATCTCTAGAGTTCCCACGGTCCAAGATAACACATCCTCCCCTTACTTCAG AGTAGCGAAATTGATTGGGGATAAAAGAGCTGTTGTTGCTGAAAGAGGCTTCAATCGCCCTTATTCTAAGGTCGTCGTCACCAACTGTGGTATGCTCAATTGA
- the LOC116258608 gene encoding nuclear matrix constituent protein 1-like isoform X2 — protein sequence MFTPQRKGWPRWSLTPGKTDAGKNETSASAKGKAVLECPPPRASLEENGGVVTPGMFSSPGEVEVWKRFREAGALEPASLEKKEREALAERVTKLEAELYDYQYNMGLLLIEKKDWPAKFENLNQALMEAEENLKREQAAHLIALSEAEKREEACRKALGVEKQCVSDMEKALHEMRVESAEVKFTSDKKLAEAQALVAGVEEKSLEAAAKIHSAEARLAEANRKMSDAERKLQEVDARESTIKKERASLKAEREAHEEAFSRERENLRDWDKKLQEGQERLVEGQRLLNQREEKVNEKEKALMQKEKELEDLRRKVEIDVVACKEKEADISSRLSKLADQEEEATAKRSALEVKEKELIELQDALNAKENEGIQRVVDEHKAMLESRKCEFEAELELKRKAVDEELKLKELAVDERVKEVDRKEEKVAKREQMLEKREEKLKEKQKDLDSKLKALKEREKSIKTEEKSILAEKNLISAEKDQLESTKFELENLKAALAEEKQQICNEQENLKVTQDERRDFERQKSILKQEIEDSLLRKNLLIEEGEELKRERENFEREWTVLDERREDLKKELAHVNEEKARLKEWVDGERARLENEKKIAMEDIEREKEAIRLKKEAFESNMAHERSELYEQAHRELEFKRQNFELEMSQREDQIKSDLDLRDMNFRDEVRVFQEYKERVLKDINSQKDVVQQQVEELHQNLQKLEKEREQLVTERRYVEGQHLEISRDSEQLLVLSEKLKDERKAFAKRMEAFLACLEQLKHTVGDDIIMEELRRSELQLQKLKDIETDLLPTLVDGYMKEISNLGSLAEVMPGELGPDSNSPGRMSWLRKCASKIFNLSPIKRSEASPETLNGRSPSRFASQPELPASTENIAAVVHGVLPEDSYQVEDEPRQSLDTRNCRDEAVEAASLDDRDNSQSIVSSSSRQKPGRRRKTKGIRRSRSVKATVDEAKAYLAGAETQSQEHREGSVDGDAGAWQKRQSTVSSFATSDADDTEVRSDSVTGRMRKRKATNVADAETPGRKRYNLRRSTVANTDAAQTSAAKLDNHFGEQDKSAKVQDNAVDKDAGARALSEVHDTRQVASDHRRAPGALKEAAQGGLRVCESGNSSPQVEQTIVQVETEVGVESNFNGETAGIDILNYIEQENGGNALLEERDEAAAYDEDEGSSEDDGYENEDDDDAHNKSIGKKLWNFFTT from the exons ATGTTCACCCCTCAGAGGAAGGGGTGGCCGAGGTGGAGTCTCACCCCCGGCAAGACGGACGCCGGCAAGAATGAGACCTCCGCATCCGCGAAAGGGAAGGCGGTCCTCGAGTGCCCACCGCCTAGGGCTTCTCTTGAGGAGAACGGTGGGGTAGTGACGCCCGGGATGTTCTCGTCGCCAGGGGAGGTGGAGGTCTGGAAGAGGTTCAGGGAGGCCGGTGCGCTGGAACCGGCGTCCCtggagaagaaggagagggaggcgTTGGCTGAGCGCGTCACTAAGCTTGAGGCTGAG CTTTATGATTATCAATACAATATGGGTCTCCTTCTGATTGAGAAGAAGGATTGGCCtgccaagtttgagaatttaaacCAAGCATTAATGGAAGCTGAGGAGAATCTTAAAAGAGAACAAGCAGCCCATTTGATTGCATTATCTGaagcagaaaaaagagaagaagcttGTAGAAAGGCTTTGGGGGTGGAAAAACAGTGTGTGTCTGAT ATGGAAAAAGCACTACATGAGATGCGTGTAGAATCAGCAGAGGTAAAATTTACTTCTGATAAAAAATTGGCTGAAGCTCAAGCCCTAGTTGCTGGCGTCGAAGAAAAATCTTTGGAGGCAGCAGCAAAAATTCATTCTGCTGAAGCAAGACTTGCAGAAGCAAATCGAAAAATGTCTGATGCAGAAAGGAAATTGCAAGAAGTTGATGCTCGAGAAAGTaccataaagaaagaaagggctTCCTTGAAGGCTGA GCGAGAAGCACATGAAGAAGCATTTTCCCGTGAAAGAGAGAATCTCCGAGACTGGGACAAAAAATTGCAGGAGGGTCAGGAGAGGTTGGTCGAAGGACAGAGGCTTCTTAATCAGAGGGAGGAAAAGgttaatgagaaagaaaaggctCTCATGCAAAAGGAGAAGGAACTTGAAGATTTACGTAGGAAGGTTGAAATAGATGTTGTAGCCTGCAAAGAGAAGGAGGCTGATATCAGTTCTAGATTGAGCAAGCTGGCTGATCAAGAAGAG GAAGCTACAGCCAAGAGAAGTGCTTTGGaggtgaaagagaaagaattgattGAACTCCAAGATGCGCTAAATGCTAAGGAAAAT GAGGGGATTCAGCGAGTTGTTGATGAGCACAAAGCTATGCTTGAGTCGAGAAAATGTGAGTTTGAAGCAGAGCTGGAACTAAAGAGGAAGGCTGTTGATGAGGAATTAAAGTTGAAAGAGCTTGCAGTTGATGAAAGAGTGAAGGAGGTGGACAGGAAGGAGGAAAAGGTTGCCAAACGTGAGCAGATGCTGGAGAAGAGGGAAGAGAAGCTcaaggaaaaacagaaagatttagattcaaaactAAAAGCATTGAAGGAACGGGAGAAATCCatcaaaacagaagaaaaaagtattttagCAGAGAAGAACCTTATATCGGCGGAGAAGGATCAGCTTGAAAGCACAAAATTTGAGTTGGAAAATCTTAAAGCTGCTCTGGcggaagaaaaacaacaaatatgcaATGAACAGGAAAATCTTAAAGTGACCCAAGATGAAAGGAGGGACTTTGAGCGTCAGAAGTCAATTTTGAAGCAAGAGATAGAAGACAGCTTACTTAGGAAGAACTTACTAATAGAAGAAGGCGAAGAATTgaaaagggagagggaaaatTTTGAGAGGGAGTGGACTGTGCTGGATGAGAGACGTGAAGATCTTAAAAAGGAACTAGCACATGTTAATGAAGAAAAGGCGAGGCTGAAGGAATGGGTGGATGGTGAAAGGGCGCGTTtagagaatgagaagaaaattgcAATGGAAGAcatagagagggagaaggaagcTATCAGACTTAAGAAGGAAGCCTTTGAAAGCAACATGGCGCATGAAAGGTCAGAGCTTTATGAACAAGCTCATAGAGAACTGGAGTTTAAACGCCAAAATTTTGAGCTTGAGATGAGTCAACGTGAGGATCAAATCAAGTCTGATCTTGATCTGAGGGATATGAATTTCCGGGATGAAGTGAGAGTATTCCAGGAGTACAAAGAAAGAGTTTTGAAGGATATTAATTCCCAAAAGGATGTAGTTCAGCAGCAAGTGGAAGAATTACACCAGAACTTGCAAAagcttgagaaagaaagagaacagtTGGTCACAGAGAGGAGATATGTTGAAGGACAACATTTAGAGATTAGTAGGGACAGTGAGCAACTACTTGTTCTAAGTGAAAAATTGAAAGACGAGAGAAAAGCATTTGCAAAGAGAATGGAAGCCTTTCTTGCCTGTCTGGAACAGTTAAAACATACTGTAGGTGATGATATCATTATGGAAGAGCTGAGAAGATCTGAACTTCAGTTACAGAAGCTGAAGGATATTGAAACTGATTTGTTGCCTACCCTTGTTGATGGGTATATGAAAGAAATATCTAATCTAGGTTCATTGGCAGAGGTAATGCCTGGTGAACTCGGTCCTGATTCTAATTCTCCGGGTCGCATGTCATGGTTACGAAAATGTGCTTCAAAGATATTTAATCTTTCTCCTATAAAGAGAAGTGAAGCTTCTCCGGAAACTCTGAATGGAAGATCACCTTCACGATTTGCAAGTCAACCGGAACTGCCTGCAAGCACAGAAAATATCGCTGCTGTTGTGCATGGAGTTTTACCTGAAGATAGTTACCAAGTGGAGGATGAGCCAAGACAATCTCTTGATACAAGGAATTGCAGGGATGAAGCAGTTGAAGCTGCTTCACTTGATGACAGAGACAATTCTCAATCGATTGTGTCCAGCAGCAGCAGGCAAAAGCCTGGCAGAAGACGTAAAACAAAAGGCATTAGACGATCACGTTCAGTGAAGGCGACTGTTGATGAGGCCAAGGCATATCTTGCCGGTGCAGAGACACAGAGCCAAGAGCACAGAGAGGGATCTGTTGATGGGGATGCAGGGGCTTGGCAGAAACGGCAGAGTACAGTTTCATCATTTGCTACTAGTGATGCTGATGATACTGAAGTGCGATCTGATAGTGTCACTGGCAggatgaggaaaagaaaagctaCAAATGTGGCTGATGCTGAAACACCTGGAAGAAAGCGGTACAATCTGAGGCGTTCAACAGT TGCAAATACGGATGCTGCCCAAACGTCTGCTGCAAAGCTTGATAACCATTTTGGAGAGCAAGATAAATCGGCCAAAGTTCAAGACAATGCAGTAGATAAGGATGCTGGTGCAAGAGCTTTGAGTGAGGTACATGATACTAGACAGGTGGCTTCTGATCACCGGCGCGCTCCAGGTGCTCTGAAAGAAGCTGCTCAGGGAGGACTCAGGGTGTGTGAGTCTGGAAATAGTTCACCTCAGGTGGAACAGACAATTGTCCAG GTTGAGACTGAAGTTGGCGTCGAGAGCAACTTCAATGGTGAAACCGCAGGAATAGATATTCTTAACTACATTGAGCAAGAGAATGGTGGGAATGCTCTTCTTGAGGAAAGGGATGAGGCGGCAGCGTATGATGAGGATGAGGGTAGCAGCGAGGATGATGGTTATGAGAacgaggatgatgatgatgctcaCAACAAATCTATAGGGAAGAAGCTATGGAATTTCTTCACCACGTGA